The Halomonas sp. THAF5a genome segment CATCAGCTTCTCGCGCTCACTCTCGGTCTCTACGCTCTTGGGCGTGAACTGGGCGACGCTGGCCACGTAGTTGACGTAGGCGGGAATCACATAATCAGGAACAGCATCCAGTACCAGCCGGACTTCGTCGCCGATGGCGACGCGCCCGGCCTCGCGAGTCGGCAGGAAGAAGCTCATGTAGACGTTGGTGAGGTCGACCAGGTTGAGCACCTTGCCTCCGGCACCCAGTACTTCCCCCGGCTCTGTTATCCGGTACTGTACTCGAGCAAGGCGATCTGCAGTGAGTTCGCTGTCGTTCAGGTCGGCCTGGATGCGGCCCAACGTCGCCACGGCCGCCTCCACCTCTGACTCCGCCTCGGTGATCTGAGACTCGGCCGCACGGATGGCGGCCCGCGCGGAGAGTACATGAGCGTTGGCCGAGGCCAGGGCAGCTTGCTGGCTCTGCCACGCAGCCAGGCTGTCATCGAACTGCTGACGCGAAATGGCGTTGCGCTCCACCAGGCTGGCGGCACGCTCATAGCGCTTGCGAGCCGCCTCGAGCTCGGCCTGGCGCTGTTTGACCACGGCCTCAGCGGCGGTCAGTTCGCTTTCTCGCAGGGCCACCATGGCGCGTGCAGTCTCCAGGGCATTTTCGGCTCGATGCCGTTGTGCTCGGGCCTGAGCCATGTCCGCCTCCAGGGTGGCGGTATCCATGCGGGCCACGACCTGGCCGGCTTCCACGAACTCCCCTTCATCGACCAGGACCTCGATCAAGCGCCCGGGCACCCGTGTGGCGACGTCGATCTCGGTGGCCTCGAGGCGTCCATTACCCATCGTTAGGCCGGGCTCCTCGGCGCCCGACTGGAGGAATCGCCAGCCGATCCCGGCCAGCAGCACGACCGCCGTCAGGATCACGATTATCTTCAGTCGGCGTGTGACGACGCTCTTGTCCATGAGGGCTCTCCTGAAAGAAACGCACCTATTCTGTGCGGGGGCGGCGATGGCTGGATTGATCAGTATCAAGTCTCGATGACATTCGCTTGACGCGCCTTCAGGGAAGGGTCCCCAGCGTCCAGTCGACCACCTCGCCGGCGAGCCGGTCGGCGGCGCGGCCGAAGGCCCCGACCACGGCCTCTAGGCTCGCGTCCTCGCTTCTCACGACCGTCTCGAAGCGCCGGCTCGCCTGCACCCCGCGGTGGGCGTCGTCGAGCCGCTGGACGTCGAGGCGCACCACCACCTCGGCGCGGCCCGCGCGATAGCGGACGTGGAAGGCCCCCAGGTGGCCGGTCAGGGCCGCGTCGCTCTGCGCCCGGCTGGCGTCATCGATCACCGCGGCCAGGCGGCCGTCGCGGCGCAGGGCCTCGATCAGGTGGTCGCGCACCAGCCGCGGGATATCGTCGCGCCAGCGCGCCCCGGCGTAGGCCTGGAACTCGTCGGGGCTTGGCTTGATCAGCAAGCGCCGGCCGTCCAGCGGCGCGCCGGCGCCGGGCGTGTCGACCCGTAGGGTCAGCGCGCGAGGGGCCTCCCGGGAGGCGCTCAGCGTCGGTTCCGGCAGCGTGAAGAGCCGCACCGGCTCGCCCGCGGGGATCACGCTGCAGCCGGCGAGCAGTCCGGCCAGCGCCAGGGGCAGCAGTCGGCGGGCGAGGCGAGCGGGAAGAGCGCGGCGGGTGAATGGATCGAGCGAGCTCATGGGCGAAACTCCTGGATCTCGTCGCCGCCGAGCAGGGTCTCGGCGGGGTTCTGCTCGAGGCGCTGCAGTAGCCGGTTGAGGCGGCGCAGCGCGCCGTGCAGCTCGCGCATCGCCGGGTCGAGCTCGCCGACGCCCTGCAGGCCGCGCTCCAGCGAGCCCGCGTGGCGAGCGGTCAGGCGATCCAGTCGCGCGGCAGTGGCGGAGAGCGAGCGCATCGCGTCGCCGGCGTCCTTGAGCGCGACGGCGCCCTGGTCGTCGAGCAGGCGGTTGGCCCGCTCGCCGAGGCGCTCGAAGCGCGCGAGGGTCGCCGTCGCCTGGTCGCCGGCGCGCCCGAGCCCGATCATGACCTGTCCGAGAGTGTCACGCTCGTCGGCCAGGGTGCCGGTGAGCGCCTCCAGGTGGGCCAGTGTGCGCGTCAGGTGCTCGGCATTCTGCGCGGAGAGCACCCGGTTGGCGTTGGTCAGCAGCCGGTCCAGCTTGGCGAACAGCGCCTCGCTGCCGGAGAGCAGCGAGCTCAGCGGCGAGGGCTCGGCCTGGATCAGCGGGGGCGCGTCGCGGTCGCCCTCGAGGCGCGGGCTCTGGGGGCTGCCGCCGGAGAGCTGCAGGTGCTTGCTGCCGGTGATGTTGGCCAGCGCCAGGCTGGCGCGGGTGTTCTCGCGGATCGGCACCTCGCTGTCGACGCGGATCAGCGCCCGCACCCGGCGCGGGTCCTCGGGGTCGAGGCGCAGGCGCACCACGTCGCCGACCTCGATGCCGCTGTAGAGCACCGCGCTGCCCTCGTAGAGTCCGCCGACGGCGCGGTTGAAGGCGATCTCGTACCAGGCGTAGTCGCGATCGACGCTCGACTTGCCGAGCCACAGGGCGAACAGCAGGGCGCTGCCCAGGGTGAGTACCGTGAACAGCCCGATCAGCACGTGGTGGGCGCGGGGTTCCATGGTCAGGGCTCCTTCGCCGGGTGGGCCGCCCGCTGGGCGGCACGGCCACGAGGACCGTGGAAGTAGTCGTGGATCCAGGCGTCGTTGGTGGCTTCGACGGCGGCCAGGCGGTCGGCGACCAGAACCCGTCGTTGCGATAGAACGGCCACCCGGTCGCAGGCGGTGTAGAGGGTGTCCAGGTCGTGGGTGACCAGGAAGACGCTCAGGCCCAGGGCGTCGCGCAGGGTCAGCAGCAGGCGGTCGAAGGCCGCCGCGCCGATCGGGTCGAGGCCCGCCGTCGGCTCGTCGAGGAACAGCACCTCCGGGTCCAGCGCCAGGGCGCGGGCCAGGGCGGCGCGCTTGATCATGCCGCCGGAGAGCGAGGCGGGATACTGGCGGGCGGCCGCGGCGGGCAGCCCGGCGAGGGCCAGCTTGACCCGGGCCAGGGCCTCGGCGTCGGCGCGGGACAGCCCGGCATGTTCGATCAACGCCACGGCGACGTTCTCCTCGAGGGTCAGCGAGGTGAAGAGCGCGCCGCGCTGGAAGAGCACCCCGAAGCGGCGCTCGAGCCGCGAACGCGCCGCCGGGGAGAGCCGCTGGAGGTCCTCGCCGAAGACCTCGATGCGTCCCTCGGCCGGGCGCAGCAGGCCGACGATGCTGCGCAGCAGCACCGATTTGCCGGTGCCCGAGCCGCCCACCACGCCGAGGATCTCGCCGCGGTTGAGGTCGAGGTCCAGCTCCTCGTGGACGACGTGGCGGCCGAAGCGGTTGGCGAGCCCGCGGACGCGAATCAGCGGCTCGTCGTTGCCCGGCGCCTGGCGCCGGGAGGGCGTCATCGCGTCGCTCACCAGCCCATCTCCATGAAGAAGAGGGCGGCCACGGCGTCGAGCAGGATCACCACGAAGATCGACTGCACCACGCTCGAGGTGGTGTGCTCGCCCACCGACTGGGCGCTGCCGCTCACCTTGAAGCCCTCCAGGCAGCCGATCACCGCGACCAGGAAGGCGAACAGCGGCGCCTTGGCCAGGCCGACCAGGAAGTGGTTGAGGGGAATGTCGCGCTGCAGGATGGCGACGAACTGGAACAGCGAGATGTCCAGCGCCAGCTCACAGATCAGGGCGCCGCCGAGGATGCCGCTGAGCATGCCGACGAAGGTGAGGATCGGCAGCGTCAGCATCAGCGCCAGCACCCGCGGCAGCACCAGCAGCTCGACCGGGTCGAGGCCTAGGGTGCGCACCGCGTCGAGCTCCTCGTTGGCCTTCATGGCGCCGAGCTGGGCCGTGAAGGCGCTGGCGGTACGCCCGGCGAGCAGGATGGCGGCCAGCAGCACGCCGAACTCGCGCAGGAAGGCGAAGGCGACCAGGTTGACCGTGTAGATGGTGGCGCCGAAGTCGCGCAGCACCGTGGCGCCGAGGAAGGCCACCACGGCGCCCACCAGGAAGGTCAGCAGGGCGACGATGGGCAGGGCGTTGAGGCCGGTCTGGTGAAGCTGGGCGACCACCGAGGTGAGGCGCCAGCGGCCCGGCCGCCAGGCGGTAGCGGCCAGGGTGGCGAGCACCAGGCCGATGAAGCCGAGCAGCGCTCGCTGCTGTTGGAAGAGGTCCTCGACGCGCTGGCCGACCCGGGCCAGGCCGTCGCGCAGCGGCCGGCGGGGCGGGGGCTCCGGGGCCGGGCGGTCGGCCATCGCCTCGCCCAGGGTGCGCAGCAGGGCGCGGCGCGGCGCGGGAAGCTCGGGCGCCCAGTCGTCGATCGCGGCGAGGCGCTCGGCGCCGGTCAGCTCCATCAGCAGCACCGCGCCGGCGGTGTCCAGGGCGGCCAGCGGCGAGAGGTCGATGCTCCGGGCGGAGGGCTCGCGCTCCCTGGCCAGGCGTTGGACCTGGCGCTTGAGGCTCGCGTGGTGCGCCAGCGTCCAGTCGCCGCGGATGGCCAGGCGCTCGCCCTGCGGGTCGATCCGGCCGGGCTCGTTCACAGGCGCTGTCGCCTTGGCGGTCATGGGCTCGGGCATGGCGTTCGGTCGTGGGAGCGCGTCATGGGCGTCGATAGTATCATGCCAGGGAGGGGTATATTAGCTTACCCTTTTTTCTCTGATGCCGACGCGCCACGCGGTGGCGATGTTGCGTCGCACGGGGCCATCAGGCGTCGATCAACTACCATTAGCGCTGTGGGAAGCGTCGCGAGCCTAGCGCCCCAGGCGCCCGACCAGGCGTTGCCACCAGGGCAGGTCCGCGGCCTCGTCGCTCGGTGAGTCGGCCAGGAAGGCGGCGATGGGCGCGACCTGGTCGCGTCCATCGAGCATCGGGGCGTGGCCGCAGCCGGGGACCTCGTGGCTGACGAGCCCGGGCTGCGCCTCGGCCATGCGTGTCACGCTCTCGGCCTTGAGCAGCGGCGAGTGCCGGCCGCGCACGACCATCAGCGGGCAGCGGATCGCCGCCCAGTCGGCCCAGGTGTCGCGGGGCGTGTCGTGGACGAATTGCTCGACGATGCGCGGATCGAAGTGATAGGTCCAGCTGCCGTCGGGCAGCCGGCGGGCGCTGCCCAGCGCCAGGCGGCGCCAGGCATCGTCGCCGGCGATGCCGAAGCCGGCGTAGTGGCGCCTGAGCTCGGCCTCGAGCTCGCTGAAGTGCGCGAAGCGATGGGGCACGCCGAAGTAGCGGGCGAGCTCGGCCAGGCCCTCGGGGGCGAGTTCCGGCCCCACGTCGTTGAGCACCAGGCGTTCGATGCGTGCCGCGCTCGCCGGCTCGGCGGCCAGCAGCATGCCCAGCAGGCCGCCCATGGAGGTGCCGACCCAGGGCACGCGCGCGAGGCCGAAATGATCCATCACCGCGGCGGCCAGGGTCATGTAATGGGCATAGACATAGTGGCAGGATGGCGTGGCGGACCAGCTCGAGAGGCCGCGGCCCGGGGTGTCGGGCGCCAGCACCCGCCACTGGGGGCCGAGCTCCCGGGCGAAGTCGGCGAAGTCGCCACCGTGACGGGCCAGGCCGTGCCAGGCGATCACGGTGCGGGGCGCCTCGGGGTGCCAGATCCGCACGGCGACCTCCAGCGCGTTCACCTTGACGATTTCCAGGGCGTCCATGAGCGGGCTTCCTGAACGGGGCCTGAGCGGAGATCGACCGCGTGGCGGCCGGCCAGCGGCGGAGGCCGGCCCGTTGGCCCCGCGGATGGCGCTTGCTGCAGGGCAGCATAGCGGACAGCGAGGCCCCTCGGCCATCACCGTTAGTCGTAGGCGGACGGTGGACTCGATCAACAAACATGCGACAATGTATGTAAACATCCCCATCACGATATCGAGGATCTACCGATGATGCGTCCCCGTTCCCTTCGCGGCACCGGCACGCGGCTCGCTCGCCGTGTGCTGCCGGCTCTGGTGGCCGCGGCCTGCGCCGCCCCGGTGCAGGCCGCGGACCTATTGACCATCGCCCGCGACGCCCTGCAGAACAACGCCGAGCTGGCCTCGGCCCGCGCCCAGACGAGCGGCGTCGAGGCGGGGCGGGACGTCCAGCAGGGCGACCTGCTGCCCCAGGTCGACGTCTCGGGCAACCTGACCCATAACCGCCAGTACGAGACCCAGACCAGCGGCTTCCAGACCGCCGGCGACGACGACTACAACGGCGCCAGCCTGACCCTGGAGGCGACCCAGGCGCTCTTCGACGCCCGCAATGCGCGGGAGCTCGACCGGGCCGAGCGCGAGATCGACCAGCAGCTCTATCGGCTGGCCGCTA includes the following:
- a CDS encoding ABC-type transport auxiliary lipoprotein family protein, whose translation is MSSLDPFTRRALPARLARRLLPLALAGLLAGCSVIPAGEPVRLFTLPEPTLSASREAPRALTLRVDTPGAGAPLDGRRLLIKPSPDEFQAYAGARWRDDIPRLVRDHLIEALRRDGRLAAVIDDASRAQSDAALTGHLGAFHVRYRAGRAEVVVRLDVQRLDDAHRGVQASRRFETVVRSEDASLEAVVGAFGRAADRLAGEVVDWTLGTLP
- a CDS encoding ABC transporter ATP-binding protein, with amino-acid sequence MTPSRRQAPGNDEPLIRVRGLANRFGRHVVHEELDLDLNRGEILGVVGGSGTGKSVLLRSIVGLLRPAEGRIEVFGEDLQRLSPAARSRLERRFGVLFQRGALFTSLTLEENVAVALIEHAGLSRADAEALARVKLALAGLPAAAARQYPASLSGGMIKRAALARALALDPEVLFLDEPTAGLDPIGAAAFDRLLLTLRDALGLSVFLVTHDLDTLYTACDRVAVLSQRRVLVADRLAAVEATNDAWIHDYFHGPRGRAAQRAAHPAKEP
- a CDS encoding ABC transporter permease; its protein translation is MTAKATAPVNEPGRIDPQGERLAIRGDWTLAHHASLKRQVQRLAREREPSARSIDLSPLAALDTAGAVLLMELTGAERLAAIDDWAPELPAPRRALLRTLGEAMADRPAPEPPPRRPLRDGLARVGQRVEDLFQQQRALLGFIGLVLATLAATAWRPGRWRLTSVVAQLHQTGLNALPIVALLTFLVGAVVAFLGATVLRDFGATIYTVNLVAFAFLREFGVLLAAILLAGRTASAFTAQLGAMKANEELDAVRTLGLDPVELLVLPRVLALMLTLPILTFVGMLSGILGGALICELALDISLFQFVAILQRDIPLNHFLVGLAKAPLFAFLVAVIGCLEGFKVSGSAQSVGEHTTSSVVQSIFVVILLDAVAALFFMEMGW
- a CDS encoding HlyD family secretion protein — encoded protein: MDKSVVTRRLKIIVILTAVVLLAGIGWRFLQSGAEEPGLTMGNGRLEATEIDVATRVPGRLIEVLVDEGEFVEAGQVVARMDTATLEADMAQARAQRHRAENALETARAMVALRESELTAAEAVVKQRQAELEAARKRYERAASLVERNAISRQQFDDSLAAWQSQQAALASANAHVLSARAAIRAAESQITEAESEVEAAVATLGRIQADLNDSELTADRLARVQYRITEPGEVLGAGGKVLNLVDLTNVYMSFFLPTREAGRVAIGDEVRLVLDAVPDYVIPAYVNYVASVAQFTPKSVETESEREKLMFRIRARIEPELLRRHIEQVKTGLPGMAYLKLDPETTWPEHLEIRITP
- a CDS encoding alpha/beta fold hydrolase; amino-acid sequence: MDALEIVKVNALEVAVRIWHPEAPRTVIAWHGLARHGGDFADFARELGPQWRVLAPDTPGRGLSSWSATPSCHYVYAHYMTLAAAVMDHFGLARVPWVGTSMGGLLGMLLAAEPASAARIERLVLNDVGPELAPEGLAELARYFGVPHRFAHFSELEAELRRHYAGFGIAGDDAWRRLALGSARRLPDGSWTYHFDPRIVEQFVHDTPRDTWADWAAIRCPLMVVRGRHSPLLKAESVTRMAEAQPGLVSHEVPGCGHAPMLDGRDQVAPIAAFLADSPSDEAADLPWWQRLVGRLGR
- a CDS encoding MlaD family protein, whose translation is MEPRAHHVLIGLFTVLTLGSALLFALWLGKSSVDRDYAWYEIAFNRAVGGLYEGSAVLYSGIEVGDVVRLRLDPEDPRRVRALIRVDSEVPIRENTRASLALANITGSKHLQLSGGSPQSPRLEGDRDAPPLIQAEPSPLSSLLSGSEALFAKLDRLLTNANRVLSAQNAEHLTRTLAHLEALTGTLADERDTLGQVMIGLGRAGDQATATLARFERLGERANRLLDDQGAVALKDAGDAMRSLSATAARLDRLTARHAGSLERGLQGVGELDPAMRELHGALRRLNRLLQRLEQNPAETLLGGDEIQEFRP